The following are encoded in a window of Armatimonas rosea genomic DNA:
- a CDS encoding 2,3-bisphosphoglycerate-dependent phosphoglycerate mutase, producing MHSDGKGRLLLIRHTQSVWNSLNLFTGWVDVELSETGKAHALQVGQEMKGKYAVDKGYTSSLVRAQQTLQLVMEGAEISGIPVVQDWQLNERFYGLWQGRNKDQMKAKYGEAAIQAVRRGFGDRPPGGESLADTTERVLPYFDTTIEPELAAGKTILIAAHGNSLRALVKKLENLADDVVPGVEIGNGELRVYRYEKETDSYVREV from the coding sequence ATGCATAGCGATGGTAAAGGACGACTTCTCTTAATTCGTCATACACAGTCGGTCTGGAACAGCCTGAACCTGTTCACGGGCTGGGTCGATGTTGAGCTCTCGGAGACGGGCAAGGCGCACGCACTCCAGGTGGGCCAGGAGATGAAGGGCAAGTACGCGGTCGACAAAGGCTACACATCGAGCCTCGTGCGTGCCCAGCAGACCCTCCAGCTCGTGATGGAGGGTGCAGAGATCTCCGGCATCCCCGTGGTGCAGGACTGGCAGCTCAACGAGCGCTTCTACGGGCTCTGGCAGGGGCGCAACAAGGACCAGATGAAGGCAAAGTACGGCGAGGCCGCGATTCAGGCCGTGCGCCGTGGCTTTGGCGACCGCCCGCCCGGTGGCGAGAGCCTCGCCGATACCACCGAGCGTGTCCTGCCCTACTTCGACACGACCATCGAGCCCGAGCTGGCCGCGGGGAAGACCATCCTGATCGCCGCGCACGGCAACTCCCTGCGCGCACTGGTCAAGAAGCTGGAGAACCTCGCCGATGATGTCGTCCCTGGCGTCGAGATCGGCAATGGCGAGCTCCGTGTCTACCGCTACGAAAAAGAAACCGACAGCTACGTCCGTGAGGTTTGA
- a CDS encoding tetratricopeptide repeat protein: MEDEINALLSRANLARVRGNLAEAETICHTAIELDPTSADAQSLLGDLFLAQEKHDEALHCYSLATELKPGNASFREKRDKAVQTRHSRLLAAQQAQVQAPKPPPAAPVAEKKPPRPRWLIAILVGVGGIVMLLLGIWLGTTLAHRNDLVPIKTPATVGREN; encoded by the coding sequence ATGGAAGACGAGATCAATGCACTGCTCTCACGGGCAAACCTGGCGCGCGTCCGGGGCAACCTCGCCGAGGCAGAGACCATCTGCCACACGGCAATCGAGCTAGATCCTACCTCCGCCGATGCCCAGAGCCTGCTGGGGGACCTCTTTCTCGCGCAAGAGAAGCACGATGAAGCCCTGCACTGCTACAGCCTCGCCACCGAGCTCAAGCCGGGAAATGCGTCGTTTCGGGAGAAGCGTGACAAGGCCGTGCAGACACGCCATAGCCGCCTGCTAGCCGCCCAGCAGGCCCAGGTGCAGGCCCCAAAACCGCCCCCTGCCGCCCCCGTCGCAGAGAAAAAGCCGCCTCGCCCCCGCTGGCTGATCGCGATCCTCGTGGGGGTTGGGGGTATCGTGATGCTCCTGCTGGGAATCTGGCTCGGGACCACCCTGGCCCACCGCAACGATCTTGTCCCCATCAAGACCCCTGCCACCGTCGGGCGGGAAAATTAA
- a CDS encoding CHRD domain-containing protein, which produces MKSLKLALSLIPLVLVASTSHAQVKYNVYLNGPSESPANASPGLGTGTVIFDTTAHTMFLTVTFSGLTGNTTASHIHAATATAFTGTAGVATQTPSFVGFPLGVTSGTYTQTFDMTQTASFNAAYITANGGTAASAETALAAAAAAGKAYLNIHTSAFPGGEIRGFLTTAPEPGTAALALLGLGALALRRKRA; this is translated from the coding sequence ATGAAATCTCTCAAGCTCGCCCTCTCTCTTATCCCCCTTGTCCTTGTCGCCTCCACCAGCCACGCCCAGGTCAAGTACAATGTCTACCTCAACGGCCCCAGTGAGTCGCCGGCCAATGCCTCCCCCGGCCTGGGCACAGGAACCGTCATCTTCGACACGACCGCCCACACGATGTTTCTCACGGTCACCTTCAGTGGCCTGACGGGCAATACCACCGCCTCGCACATCCACGCCGCCACCGCGACCGCCTTCACGGGCACGGCAGGTGTTGCCACCCAGACCCCGAGCTTTGTTGGCTTTCCTCTGGGAGTGACCTCGGGCACCTACACCCAGACCTTTGACATGACCCAGACGGCATCGTTCAATGCGGCCTATATCACCGCCAATGGGGGCACCGCCGCGTCCGCCGAGACCGCACTAGCCGCCGCCGCCGCTGCGGGCAAGGCCTACCTTAATATCCACACGTCGGCCTTCCCCGGCGGTGAGATCCGTGGCTTCCTGACCACCGCTCCCGAGCCAGGAACCGCCGCGCTCGCGCTCCTGGGCCTAGGGGCTCTGGCGCTTCGCCGCAAGCGCGCCTAA
- a CDS encoding GGDEF domain-containing protein, giving the protein MSMDLATLLLEGLKCERTNPAQATLLAEQALALCDRLGDPVGRVRALRNRAYAYHASGALEQAETILDNALEQAKDAADPSSLALCLHTKAFFLQKQGELQRALTTYREAALLRQSLGEHALEAGTQNNLGLIYNDLGDYDAGLRAHQRALELWRLTENTYGEAISLKNLGGIYIFFGQYSCALPYLSDSLTLAERLGHPALLCENLLALSQYYRLVHQPERAASFVERAQALLPQFASPTYEAEVLYERACLAALQGEWAVVRQALARTLRILRTLGNRPELARALYTLGTLCLEQGELTAACRSLARCARHAERYGLRSLERNCHEKLTDGWERRQDLGRALSHHRRFHQLDRLLVTEASERQRHHLLQEIELEKVRQHNAALTSAKLELEQTNALLQEQVARDGMTGLFNHTTFQRRFQELFQADGELTLLLIDVDHFKRFNDDFGHPVGDTILKQVAQQLQGLVRESDLLARYGGEEFALALPQTTLAHALTLAERIRSTIAGQPWEPRGVTVSIGAAGRTSETASPAALLCEADQALYAAKRQGRNRCVSAQAL; this is encoded by the coding sequence ATGTCGATGGATCTTGCAACCCTCTTGCTAGAAGGACTGAAGTGTGAGCGAACCAATCCCGCGCAGGCAACACTGCTCGCGGAGCAAGCGCTCGCCCTCTGCGATAGGCTAGGCGACCCGGTTGGCCGTGTTCGTGCACTCCGCAATCGCGCCTATGCCTACCACGCCAGCGGTGCCCTAGAGCAGGCTGAGACCATCCTAGACAATGCGCTGGAGCAGGCAAAAGACGCCGCCGATCCCAGCAGCCTCGCCCTCTGCCTCCATACCAAGGCCTTCTTTCTTCAGAAGCAGGGCGAGCTCCAGCGTGCCCTCACGACCTACCGCGAGGCGGCCCTCCTTCGCCAGAGCCTCGGGGAGCACGCGCTTGAGGCGGGCACCCAAAACAACCTCGGCCTGATCTACAACGACCTGGGCGACTACGATGCGGGGCTCCGTGCACACCAGCGCGCTCTGGAGCTCTGGCGGCTCACGGAGAATACCTATGGCGAGGCGATCAGCCTGAAGAACCTGGGGGGGATCTATATCTTCTTTGGACAGTACAGCTGTGCCCTCCCCTACCTGAGCGACTCGCTGACCCTCGCGGAGCGCCTGGGGCACCCGGCTCTCCTCTGTGAGAACCTGCTTGCGCTGAGCCAGTACTACCGCCTGGTGCACCAGCCCGAGCGGGCGGCTTCCTTTGTCGAGCGAGCGCAGGCCCTCCTCCCACAGTTTGCCAGCCCCACCTACGAAGCGGAGGTGCTCTACGAGCGAGCCTGCCTCGCGGCGCTCCAAGGAGAGTGGGCCGTCGTGCGCCAGGCACTCGCACGCACGCTCCGTATCCTACGCACACTGGGCAACCGCCCCGAGCTCGCCCGGGCTCTCTACACGCTAGGGACGCTCTGTCTTGAGCAAGGCGAGCTGACCGCAGCATGCCGGAGCCTGGCGCGCTGTGCACGCCACGCCGAGCGCTATGGGCTCCGGAGCTTAGAGCGAAACTGCCACGAGAAGCTCACCGATGGCTGGGAGCGACGGCAAGACCTTGGCCGTGCCCTCAGCCACCACCGCCGCTTCCACCAGCTCGACCGCCTCTTGGTCACCGAGGCCAGCGAGCGCCAGCGCCACCACCTCTTGCAGGAGATCGAGCTGGAGAAGGTTCGCCAGCACAACGCCGCCCTGACAAGTGCAAAGCTGGAGCTGGAGCAGACCAATGCCCTCCTTCAGGAGCAAGTGGCACGGGATGGCATGACGGGGCTCTTCAACCACACCACCTTCCAGCGGCGCTTTCAGGAGCTCTTTCAGGCCGATGGGGAGCTCACGCTTCTCCTGATCGACGTGGACCACTTCAAGCGCTTCAACGACGACTTCGGGCACCCGGTCGGTGATACGATCCTCAAGCAGGTCGCCCAGCAGCTACAGGGCCTCGTGCGGGAGAGCGATCTCCTGGCGCGCTACGGCGGGGAGGAGTTCGCCCTCGCCCTGCCCCAGACGACGCTCGCCCACGCCCTCACCCTCGCCGAGCGGATTCGAAGCACGATTGCCGGCCAGCCCTGGGAGCCGCGTGGCGTGACCGTGAGTATCGGCGCGGCGGGACGCACGTCCGAGACCGCGAGCCCCGCGGCGCTTCTCTGCGAGGCGGACCAGGCGCTCTACGCCGCCAAGCGCCAGGGGCGCAACCGCTGTGTGAGTGCCCAAGCGCTCTAG
- a CDS encoding SDR family NAD(P)-dependent oxidoreductase, with product MLKGKKALVTGAGRGVGVAIARLLAAEGATVAVAYRASKESAELLAQELGGVALQADLTDTAQAERLVAQSLGELGGLDILVNNAAGFGPLKPLAEYTWDEIDAEWHAVVKPVVTVTRAALPHFQAQKSGKIVCLSATLLQRPAPGQGAHAMAKAAVLAYTRSLAREVGPDGITVNAVSPGMALTEFSQNLPESLKAAVAERTPLRRLATPEDVARAVLFFCSPLSDFITGANLAPDGGLAVL from the coding sequence ATGCTAAAAGGGAAAAAAGCGCTGGTCACGGGGGCGGGGCGTGGGGTGGGGGTGGCGATCGCACGGCTCCTCGCCGCGGAGGGCGCGACGGTCGCGGTGGCCTACCGGGCCTCGAAAGAGAGCGCGGAGCTGCTCGCTCAGGAGCTTGGGGGAGTCGCGCTTCAGGCTGACCTGACAGACACCGCGCAGGCAGAGCGGCTGGTAGCACAGAGCCTCGGGGAGCTGGGGGGGCTCGATATCCTGGTCAATAACGCCGCAGGCTTTGGGCCGCTCAAGCCGCTGGCGGAGTACACCTGGGACGAGATTGACGCTGAGTGGCACGCGGTGGTCAAGCCGGTGGTGACCGTGACTCGTGCCGCGCTGCCTCACTTTCAGGCACAAAAGTCCGGCAAGATCGTCTGCCTCTCCGCGACTCTCCTGCAGCGACCCGCACCCGGCCAAGGTGCCCACGCCATGGCCAAGGCCGCAGTGCTGGCCTACACCCGCTCGCTGGCCCGCGAGGTCGGCCCCGACGGGATTACGGTGAACGCGGTCTCCCCAGGGATGGCCCTCACCGAGTTCTCCCAGAACCTCCCCGAGAGCCTCAAGGCCGCGGTCGCCGAGCGCACCCCGCTCCGGCGCCTCGCCACCCCCGAGGATGTCGCTCGCGCCGTCTTGTTCTTCTGCTCGCCGCTCTCGGACTTTATCACGGGGGCAAACCTCGCCCCCGATGGCGGTTTGGCGGTTTTATAA
- a CDS encoding THUMP-like domain-containing protein codes for MTEETAAFLVSEAGAALLARGARALTNDRALDPVLRAGALATLEGRERAARRGWKHADQLFLTADSLAQASSEGIAAFHAQCFASCETVLDACCGVGRDALALAAAGKQVTAVDTDPARLVFARANAAVYGLSERITFLCADVTTLSGRFDGAFFDPARRDGTTRFSADAERYQPALSFIQELQARCPVTVAKLSPALPDETLASLGGELLFLSEERTCKEACVVLGREPGPPQALLLPQGERYAATDEPLAVAGEPGAFLLDPDPAILRAGALTTLAQRTGAALLSPDDAYLTATEALPDPGARLYAIRTVLPYRERTLGRWLREQGVGRLVVKKRRYPKEPDAVHKELGLKGKGSEATLVIVADGKSWLGVVCDPL; via the coding sequence GTGACCGAGGAAACAGCCGCCTTTTTAGTCTCGGAGGCGGGCGCGGCGCTCCTTGCGCGGGGAGCCCGGGCGCTCACCAACGACCGCGCCCTCGACCCGGTCTTACGTGCGGGTGCACTGGCGACTCTGGAGGGGCGCGAGCGCGCCGCGCGGCGCGGCTGGAAGCACGCAGACCAGCTCTTTCTCACCGCAGACTCGCTGGCCCAGGCAAGCTCCGAGGGAATCGCCGCCTTCCATGCCCAGTGTTTCGCGTCCTGTGAGACCGTCTTAGATGCCTGCTGCGGGGTGGGGCGCGATGCCTTAGCGCTGGCTGCGGCGGGCAAGCAGGTCACGGCCGTGGACACCGACCCCGCACGGCTTGTCTTTGCGCGGGCCAACGCCGCGGTCTACGGGCTCTCCGAGCGCATCACCTTTCTCTGTGCCGATGTGACCACCCTGAGCGGGCGCTTCGATGGAGCCTTCTTCGATCCGGCGCGGCGCGACGGCACCACCCGCTTCTCCGCCGATGCCGAGCGCTACCAGCCCGCCCTCAGCTTTATCCAGGAGCTGCAGGCACGGTGCCCCGTGACAGTCGCCAAGCTCTCCCCCGCCCTGCCAGATGAGACCCTCGCAAGCCTGGGGGGAGAGCTGCTCTTTCTCTCGGAGGAGCGCACCTGCAAAGAGGCGTGTGTGGTGCTGGGGAGGGAGCCAGGGCCGCCTCAGGCACTCTTGCTTCCCCAGGGCGAGCGCTACGCCGCCACCGACGAGCCCCTCGCCGTCGCGGGGGAGCCGGGCGCGTTTCTGCTCGATCCCGACCCGGCGATCCTGCGGGCGGGGGCACTGACCACCCTGGCGCAGCGCACAGGGGCGGCGCTGCTCTCGCCCGACGATGCCTACCTCACGGCGACGGAGGCTCTCCCCGATCCGGGCGCGCGGCTCTACGCCATCCGCACGGTCTTGCCCTACCGCGAGCGGACTCTGGGGCGCTGGCTCCGGGAGCAGGGGGTGGGGCGGCTGGTGGTGAAGAAGCGGCGCTATCCCAAGGAGCCCGATGCGGTGCATAAAGAGCTCGGCCTCAAGGGCAAGGGCAGCGAGGCGACCCTGGTGATTGTCGCCGACGGCAAGAGCTGGCTGGGGGTGGTCTGCGACCCGCTCTAG
- a CDS encoding sugar phosphate isomerase/epimerase family protein, with product MRFGVCAGLSKAPAVAAAGWDYIELGASGELIPESDEALWVEKRAALLALPLPCETFNLFVPGKLKITGPDTDRPALTRYVHTALARCAEVGGKVIVFGSGGARQLPDGWSAEQAQEQLLWFLNQCADAHETTGVTVAIEPLNRHECNLLHTVAEGAALARAVGRAGVANLADTYHMERNGDETLGDILASADCLAHVHTADTGRRSPGTGSYDHEALFRTLSAAQYTARLSIECTFTDFEAELGPALAHLKQAYRRAQSAG from the coding sequence ATGCGATTTGGGGTCTGTGCGGGGCTGAGCAAGGCACCCGCAGTGGCGGCGGCGGGCTGGGACTATATCGAGCTGGGGGCATCGGGCGAGCTAATCCCCGAGTCCGACGAGGCGCTCTGGGTGGAGAAGCGGGCGGCACTCCTGGCACTGCCTCTCCCGTGCGAGACCTTCAATCTCTTTGTGCCGGGTAAGCTCAAGATCACCGGCCCCGATACGGACCGTCCGGCGCTGACACGCTATGTCCACACGGCACTGGCGCGCTGCGCCGAGGTTGGGGGCAAGGTGATTGTCTTTGGGAGCGGTGGGGCACGGCAGCTCCCCGATGGCTGGAGTGCGGAGCAGGCCCAGGAGCAGCTTCTTTGGTTTCTCAATCAATGCGCCGATGCCCACGAGACCACGGGCGTGACCGTGGCTATCGAGCCGCTCAACCGCCACGAGTGCAACCTCCTCCACACGGTCGCGGAGGGCGCGGCGCTGGCGCGTGCGGTGGGGCGAGCGGGTGTCGCCAACCTCGCCGATACCTACCACATGGAGCGCAACGGCGACGAGACCCTGGGGGATATTCTTGCCAGCGCGGACTGCCTCGCCCATGTCCACACCGCCGATACGGGGCGCAGGTCACCGGGGACAGGCAGCTACGATCACGAGGCGCTCTTTCGCACCCTGAGCGCCGCGCAGTACACGGCGCGCCTCTCCATTGAGTGCACCTTCACCGACTTTGAGGCGGAGCTTGGCCCCGCCCTTGCCCATCTAAAGCAGGCGTACCGGCGTGCTCAGAGCGCCGGGTGA
- a CDS encoding RNA chaperone Hfq codes for MDFGPSRDRMPTIQLSSAAMIRLRDEHATLAFLLVNGQTLTGQVKWFDDFTINVLTTEGREITLQKHAVIYYHVA; via the coding sequence ATGGATTTTGGCCCCAGCCGGGATCGGATGCCCACCATTCAGCTAAGCTCCGCCGCGATGATTCGCCTTCGGGACGAGCATGCTACTCTGGCCTTTCTGCTGGTTAATGGGCAGACGCTGACCGGTCAGGTGAAGTGGTTTGATGACTTTACGATCAACGTGCTGACCACGGAAGGGCGCGAGATTACCCTCCAGAAGCACGCCGTCATCTACTACCACGTCGCCTAA
- a CDS encoding GHMP kinase, with amino-acid sequence MRFDFPDHGGFFAEGAPIFVARAPGRLDVMGGIADYSGSLVAEMPIGQAALCGAQVDPSGNLTIRSVNIGRTVTVPTGGERETERWAIYLAGCVALLKAEGLLAPTAGVRLLLSSDVPLGAGVSSSAAIEVATMRALAAAFDLTLDGLTLARLCQRVENEWVGAPCGIMDQVTSACGEEGKLLLLRCQPHTIDGYTTIPDGWTVFGIDSCVKHSVGGTGYTGVRCAAFMGAKLLGLTPTDYLCNLTPESYKALGIALPETLSGAEFLRQHGPTWDSVTQVLPDQSYPVLAATEHPIFENQRVATFLSALDAGDFRLAGEQMLAAHASYSRCGLGTKETDLLVELAMAQSGVVGAKITGGGSGGTVCLLCPTEREAAIAESVADSYEKHTGTVPRIIQGTSPGALSTPVRLL; translated from the coding sequence GTGAGGTTTGACTTTCCTGACCATGGGGGCTTCTTTGCCGAAGGAGCCCCAATCTTCGTTGCTCGGGCCCCGGGACGCCTGGATGTCATGGGCGGGATCGCGGACTACTCGGGCTCTCTCGTGGCGGAGATGCCCATCGGGCAGGCCGCGCTCTGTGGTGCCCAGGTCGATCCCTCAGGCAACCTGACCATCCGCTCGGTTAATATCGGGCGCACGGTGACGGTCCCAACCGGCGGCGAGCGCGAGACCGAGCGCTGGGCGATCTACCTGGCGGGCTGCGTGGCGCTGCTCAAGGCCGAGGGCCTGCTGGCTCCCACGGCGGGCGTCCGGCTCCTGCTCTCCTCCGATGTCCCCCTCGGCGCGGGCGTGTCGTCGTCGGCGGCGATCGAGGTGGCGACCATGCGGGCGCTCGCGGCGGCGTTCGACCTCACGCTCGACGGCCTAACTCTGGCGCGGCTCTGCCAGCGGGTCGAGAACGAGTGGGTGGGCGCACCGTGTGGGATCATGGACCAGGTGACCAGTGCCTGCGGCGAGGAGGGCAAGCTCCTCCTGCTCCGCTGCCAGCCGCACACCATCGACGGCTACACGACCATCCCCGACGGCTGGACGGTCTTTGGGATCGACTCGTGTGTCAAGCATAGTGTCGGGGGAACGGGCTACACCGGCGTGCGCTGCGCGGCCTTCATGGGGGCCAAGCTCCTGGGCCTTACCCCCACCGACTACCTCTGCAACCTCACCCCGGAGAGCTACAAGGCGCTCGGGATAGCCCTACCCGAGACTCTTTCCGGCGCGGAGTTTCTGCGCCAGCACGGCCCGACCTGGGACAGTGTCACCCAGGTCCTCCCCGACCAGAGCTACCCCGTTCTGGCGGCCACGGAGCACCCGATCTTCGAGAACCAGCGCGTGGCGACTTTCTTAAGTGCTCTCGACGCCGGTGACTTTCGCTTGGCGGGAGAGCAGATGCTCGCCGCGCACGCCAGCTACAGCCGCTGTGGCCTCGGCACCAAAGAGACCGACTTACTGGTCGAGCTCGCCATGGCCCAGAGTGGCGTGGTCGGTGCCAAGATCACGGGTGGTGGCTCGGGGGGGACGGTCTGTCTGCTCTGCCCCACCGAGCGCGAGGCCGCTATCGCCGAGAGTGTGGCGGACTCCTACGAGAAGCACACCGGCACGGTCCCGCGCATTATCCAGGGGACGTCACCCGGCGCTCTGAGCACGCCGGTACGCCTGCTTTAG
- a CDS encoding TerC family protein, whose amino-acid sequence MPFDPQTFANSDLLIVGTLVLLEGLLSADNALVLALLVRHLSEKEQQRALSLGLIMAFGLRGVGILLAGFLIKLWWLCGLGAAYLIFLAVKHFASKSHDEDDEDALAAGKKQLSFGRTVALVGFTDVVFAVDSILVAVSLVNRPEKLWIVYLGGLLGMILLRLGAAAFLRLLRKYPALDSTAYGLVAWAGVKLGFSSRHLYGKNNGADYAEMHDLVFWGGFALIIVLGATWAVRSARSHTLTPGEELTDDCIERMEKVIEERKVI is encoded by the coding sequence ATGCCTTTTGATCCCCAAACTTTTGCCAATTCGGATCTGCTGATTGTTGGAACGCTGGTGCTTCTCGAAGGCTTGCTCTCCGCCGACAATGCCCTTGTGCTCGCCTTGCTCGTGCGCCATCTCTCTGAGAAAGAGCAGCAGCGCGCGCTCTCGCTTGGATTGATCATGGCGTTTGGCCTGCGCGGAGTCGGGATTCTGCTGGCGGGCTTCCTCATCAAGCTCTGGTGGCTCTGCGGGCTGGGCGCGGCCTATCTGATCTTTCTGGCGGTCAAGCACTTTGCCAGCAAGTCCCACGACGAAGACGACGAAGATGCACTCGCGGCGGGGAAGAAGCAGCTCTCGTTTGGCCGGACGGTCGCGCTGGTGGGCTTTACCGATGTGGTCTTTGCCGTGGACTCGATCCTGGTGGCGGTCTCGCTGGTCAATCGGCCTGAGAAGCTCTGGATTGTCTACTTAGGGGGGCTGCTGGGGATGATTCTCCTGCGGCTGGGGGCGGCAGCGTTCTTGCGCCTGCTCCGAAAGTACCCCGCGCTCGATAGCACCGCCTACGGCCTAGTCGCCTGGGCCGGTGTCAAGCTCGGGTTTTCGTCGCGGCACCTCTACGGCAAGAACAACGGTGCCGACTACGCGGAGATGCACGATCTGGTGTTCTGGGGGGGCTTTGCGCTGATTATTGTCCTAGGCGCGACCTGGGCCGTGCGCAGTGCGCGCTCCCACACGCTCACCCCTGGCGAGGAGCTCACCGACGACTGTATCGAGCGGATGGAAAAAGTGATTGAGGAGCGTAAGGTAATCTGA
- a CDS encoding Tic22 family protein codes for MILPPQALSNLKLPVVLTKAQVVERLNAVPGFILVNPMGNALTAKGNEEKARPSVGVFLRQKGATDFLANLKKRDASLTEGLKLKVVGLGELYQRASNPQEGIALAFVPDPAEMEQARQLLKQQGKPETIAGVPLFMGELTGKGLLNITQNGKTIVPAFFSLADLTSLLERYNKSRPEGSPEARPVLTTLEFLVDSWQKTPDPGLMQIYPVAPKLAFDEAKAVTGGS; via the coding sequence ATGATCCTTCCCCCTCAGGCTCTCTCCAATCTAAAGCTCCCCGTGGTGCTGACCAAGGCCCAGGTCGTTGAGCGGCTCAATGCGGTCCCCGGGTTTATCCTCGTCAATCCCATGGGCAATGCCCTGACCGCCAAGGGCAACGAGGAAAAGGCCCGCCCCAGCGTGGGGGTGTTTCTGCGGCAAAAAGGGGCCACAGACTTCCTGGCGAACCTGAAAAAACGTGATGCAAGCCTGACCGAGGGGCTCAAGCTCAAGGTCGTGGGGCTGGGGGAGCTCTACCAGCGTGCCTCGAACCCGCAGGAAGGGATCGCGCTGGCCTTTGTCCCCGATCCCGCGGAGATGGAGCAGGCACGCCAGCTTCTCAAACAGCAAGGCAAGCCCGAGACGATCGCGGGGGTGCCGCTGTTTATGGGAGAGCTCACCGGCAAGGGGCTCCTCAATATCACCCAGAATGGCAAGACCATTGTCCCCGCCTTCTTCTCCCTCGCCGACCTGACCAGCCTGCTGGAGCGCTACAACAAGTCCCGGCCCGAGGGAAGCCCCGAGGCGCGGCCCGTGCTGACGACCCTGGAGTTTCTGGTCGACTCGTGGCAGAAGACCCCTGACCCTGGCCTGATGCAGATCTACCCGGTCGCCCCGAAGCTTGCCTTTGACGAAGCCAAGGCCGTCACGGGCGGCTCGTGA
- a CDS encoding DUF998 domain-containing protein, with protein MARRALRLGAVSMALASADLTLLHLLPAPRLYATTGAVFAYHPWNFLSELVRSDYGPLMTACFFLLALSALAVGRALHKHAWRWESALLTLAGAALLLLGFFPTDLADLSTDALTCGLPTRPEPCTLVGRIHNPLSTLVFAPIFVAIALCSVRKERFLTVLAVLCGALMLGGVGGATLYLHAIGWHGRWWTGLMQRSLVLPALLWLAGLLWHLHKKSLHETPRAGTC; from the coding sequence ATGGCACGGCGAGCGCTCCGGCTGGGGGCAGTGAGTATGGCGCTGGCGAGCGCGGACCTAACCCTGTTGCACCTCCTTCCTGCGCCACGGCTCTACGCCACCACGGGAGCGGTCTTTGCCTACCATCCCTGGAACTTCCTCAGTGAGCTGGTGCGGAGCGACTACGGGCCACTCATGACGGCCTGCTTTTTCCTACTGGCGCTGAGCGCACTGGCAGTAGGGCGAGCCCTCCACAAGCACGCGTGGAGGTGGGAGAGTGCTCTGCTCACGCTGGCAGGGGCAGCGCTGCTCCTCCTGGGGTTCTTCCCGACCGACCTGGCCGATCTCTCCACCGATGCGCTCACTTGTGGCCTGCCCACACGCCCCGAGCCCTGCACGCTGGTGGGGCGTATCCACAACCCGCTCTCGACCCTGGTCTTCGCCCCGATCTTTGTGGCGATTGCGCTCTGTAGCGTGCGGAAAGAGCGCTTTCTCACGGTGCTGGCGGTGCTCTGCGGGGCGCTGATGCTGGGGGGAGTGGGGGGAGCGACTCTCTACCTGCACGCGATCGGCTGGCACGGGCGCTGGTGGACCGGGCTGATGCAGCGAAGCCTTGTCTTGCCGGCGCTCCTCTGGCTGGCGGGGCTCCTCTGGCACTTGCATAAAAAATCCCTGCACGAGACACCTCGTGCAGGGACTTGCTGA
- the dut gene encoding dUTP diphosphatase: MQTVSVSLCRLPGSDDLPLPAYETLQAAGMDLRAAVTEPVVLVPGARHAVPTGIAIALPDGYEAQVRPRSGLARKAGISMVNSPGTIDADYRGEIMVLLINLGQEAFTVNRGDRIAQLVVAPVVQAQWQVVESLDETERGAGGFGHTGVK; this comes from the coding sequence ATGCAAACCGTCTCCGTCTCACTTTGTCGGCTGCCTGGTAGCGACGATCTCCCGCTCCCGGCCTACGAGACCTTGCAGGCGGCAGGGATGGACCTGCGCGCCGCGGTCACCGAGCCTGTTGTTCTTGTTCCGGGCGCGCGCCACGCGGTTCCCACGGGCATTGCGATCGCCCTCCCCGACGGCTACGAGGCGCAGGTGCGGCCCCGCTCCGGGCTGGCACGCAAGGCGGGAATCTCCATGGTCAACTCCCCGGGTACGATCGATGCCGACTACCGTGGGGAGATCATGGTACTTCTGATCAACCTGGGCCAGGAGGCCTTTACGGTCAATCGAGGGGATCGGATCGCGCAGCTCGTGGTCGCCCCGGTCGTGCAGGCCCAGTGGCAGGTGGTGGAGAGCCTCGACGAGACCGAGCGTGGGGCGGGCGGCTTTGGCCACACGGGCGTGAAGTAG